Proteins encoded together in one Desulfosporosinus meridiei DSM 13257 window:
- a CDS encoding spore germination protein, which translates to MFSFFRKKEEKKLTNSVDANIKLFKDIFTNDDTLIVRKFQNKYLKAAACCVIYIDGMVNNEVINENIIQPILGGNLNEGISDGNLLEELQYKVIASGDVKETANIQDLVGAAINGDTVLLVEGYKQALIISTKGWQTRPIDEPLAERAVRGPREGFVESLIINLSLIRRKIKNPDLKFQFKELGSSTKTKICLCYIDGVAPENVLQELIHRLDNIEIDGIMDSGYIQELIKDAPLSPLETVASTERPDNVAGKLLEGRIAIVVDGSPFVLTLPFLFVEYFQADEDYYNDSLFASVSRNLRMIGTFAAIFLPAIYVSLTTFHQEMIPTPLLLSITAARQGTPFPTIVEAVIMGFLFEILRETGTRMPAAIGQTVVIVGALILGGAAIEARFISAPMVIVSGLTGITALLTVKFKSFPIILRLLLLFLAFLMGFYGIIFGLIGLVIYFMQMRSYGVPYLLGTTAFDENNIKDTVTRTPWRQVNFHPRLPVVENQESDHRK; encoded by the coding sequence ATGTTTAGTTTCTTTCGCAAGAAAGAAGAGAAGAAATTAACCAATTCCGTCGACGCAAACATCAAATTATTTAAAGACATTTTCACAAATGATGATACATTGATTGTCAGGAAGTTTCAGAATAAGTATTTAAAAGCTGCTGCCTGCTGTGTTATCTACATTGATGGCATGGTAAATAACGAAGTGATCAATGAGAATATTATTCAGCCTATTTTAGGCGGAAACTTAAACGAAGGAATTTCTGATGGCAATCTACTGGAAGAATTGCAGTATAAAGTGATTGCCTCCGGCGATGTCAAAGAAACAGCCAATATTCAAGATTTGGTCGGGGCCGCAATCAATGGTGATACGGTCTTGCTGGTGGAGGGCTATAAGCAAGCTCTCATTATAAGTACCAAAGGATGGCAGACCAGGCCCATTGATGAACCCTTAGCCGAGAGGGCCGTGCGCGGACCAAGAGAAGGTTTTGTCGAGTCTTTAATCATAAACCTGTCCCTAATCAGGCGGAAAATCAAAAATCCGGACTTGAAGTTTCAATTCAAAGAATTGGGATCAAGCACCAAGACCAAAATCTGCCTTTGCTATATAGACGGGGTAGCCCCCGAAAACGTTCTTCAGGAATTGATTCACCGGCTGGATAACATTGAAATCGATGGGATTATGGATTCCGGCTATATCCAGGAACTCATCAAGGATGCTCCTTTGTCGCCTTTGGAAACGGTAGCTTCTACAGAAAGACCGGATAATGTAGCCGGGAAGCTGCTGGAAGGAAGGATTGCAATTGTTGTTGACGGAAGTCCGTTTGTGCTCACGCTGCCGTTTTTGTTTGTTGAATATTTTCAGGCAGATGAAGATTACTATAACGACTCCTTATTTGCGTCGGTCAGTAGAAACTTAAGGATGATCGGTACCTTTGCAGCAATATTCCTCCCGGCAATTTATGTATCCCTGACAACATTTCACCAAGAGATGATACCGACACCCCTTTTATTAAGTATTACAGCTGCCAGGCAAGGCACGCCCTTTCCGACAATCGTGGAAGCGGTGATTATGGGTTTTTTGTTCGAAATCTTGAGGGAAACCGGGACGAGAATGCCAGCGGCAATCGGGCAGACGGTAGTTATAGTGGGGGCATTAATCCTGGGGGGAGCAGCAATTGAAGCCAGGTTTATCAGCGCTCCTATGGTGATCGTCAGTGGATTGACCGGTATTACGGCGCTCCTGACCGTAAAGTTTAAAAGCTTCCCCATAATTCTAAGGCTATTATTGTTATTCCTTGCTTTTCTTATGGGCTTTTACGGAATTATCTTCGGTTTAATCGGACTGGTTATTTATTTTATGCAAATGCGTTCCTATGGCGTCCCCTATTTGTTAGGGACTACTGCTTTTGATGAGAACAACATCAAGGATACGGTTACCAGAACACCGTGGCGGCAAGTGAATTTTCACCCTCGGCTCCCGGTGGTGGAGAACCAAGAGTCAGATCATAGAAAATAG
- a CDS encoding LuxR C-terminal-related transcriptional regulator, which yields MPKPKKNLTRNLYFPKRTIDALKEVTNYPLTIVEAPMGYGKTTAVRELLSRDQVNLIWLRVQDSSLSIFWQRLCRQLGEVDYDRSLSLAALGFPGNSTARQEALNLFEDMELKSTTVLVIDDYHLVECPELNSFLEFLVMNESTALHLLLTARHTELQRTEELSLKGYLLPIGKEAFEFSVQDIKAYYRLCGITLKDHEAARLYALTEGWISALYLIMLQYMEIGILETSQDINKLLESTIYQHFPNEIKELLQSLCLLDSFSLEQAIYLSNNTNSEALLTEIIAKNAFVKYDERSKTYHMHKIFTRYLRHLLEGREKDFIRQLYRKIAEFSLKNKNYVEAMENFYRAEEFESLLLAVEADRGHSIHNEQREAFIRFFENCPKTVLLRHPTAVLIYALCLFSFNEMERFQQVCGEFAEAVRCNQDLEPESLAQLMGEFELLLSFTEYNNIRKMYEHIKSAAELLKQPAEFLDTKGSWTFGSPSVLYMFYRESGTLKQEVQNLKEAMPIYSRITNGHGSGSEYVLEAEWYFNHGDFVSAEIEVQKGLYAAKRWGQGDILCCALFLQARLALVRGDYSQTLDILRKMREELYGKRWYNLMHTAELCDSFLQACLKREERIPLWIKERDLDSSGLYFPAKVFLNLVYGRVLLVKGEYLKVLGTAEEFLGEAGVFPNLLGEIYAYIYLAAANEKIFRRTAALEALEKGLDLAAVDEVYLPFMENSDFIQPLLEELAGKSRFQDSIRRILEISKSYQAALLQIRREHFPENRPALTERETEIVQLVVQGLTNKEIGERLFITVNTVKTTLKNVYNKLSINNRVLLKQHVTSL from the coding sequence ATGCCGAAACCTAAAAAGAACTTAACGAGAAATCTTTATTTTCCTAAGCGGACAATTGATGCCCTCAAGGAAGTAACCAACTACCCTCTGACAATTGTCGAAGCGCCTATGGGCTATGGAAAAACAACGGCTGTGAGGGAGCTGTTGAGCAGGGATCAGGTAAATTTAATCTGGCTGAGAGTTCAGGACAGTTCCTTAAGTATTTTCTGGCAGAGGCTCTGCCGACAGCTGGGGGAGGTAGACTATGACCGATCACTAAGCCTTGCAGCCTTGGGCTTTCCCGGTAACAGCACAGCCAGGCAGGAAGCTCTGAACCTCTTTGAGGATATGGAGCTAAAAAGCACTACGGTGCTGGTGATTGACGATTATCATCTTGTGGAATGTCCTGAACTAAACAGCTTCCTGGAATTTCTGGTTATGAACGAAAGTACAGCTTTGCATCTGCTGCTGACTGCCCGTCATACTGAGTTACAGCGAACCGAGGAATTAAGCTTGAAAGGCTATCTGCTGCCTATCGGCAAAGAAGCCTTTGAGTTTTCTGTGCAAGATATCAAAGCCTATTACCGTCTTTGTGGTATTACCCTGAAAGATCATGAAGCAGCAAGGCTGTATGCACTTACAGAGGGCTGGATCAGCGCCCTCTACCTTATTATGCTCCAATACATGGAGATTGGAATCCTGGAAACCTCCCAGGATATTAATAAGCTGCTGGAAAGTACAATCTATCAGCATTTTCCCAATGAAATTAAGGAGCTTCTCCAGTCCCTCTGCCTCTTAGACAGCTTCAGTCTTGAACAGGCCATCTATTTAAGCAACAATACGAATTCGGAGGCGCTTTTGACAGAGATTATCGCCAAAAACGCCTTTGTAAAATATGATGAACGTTCGAAAACCTATCACATGCATAAAATATTTACCAGATATCTGCGCCACTTGCTTGAAGGCAGAGAAAAGGACTTTATTAGGCAGCTTTACCGCAAGATTGCCGAGTTTTCCCTGAAAAATAAAAACTATGTTGAAGCCATGGAAAACTTCTATCGGGCTGAAGAATTCGAAAGCCTGCTTTTAGCGGTAGAAGCGGATCGGGGACACAGTATTCACAACGAACAGCGCGAGGCTTTTATTCGCTTCTTTGAAAACTGCCCGAAAACAGTGCTTCTCAGGCATCCCACGGCTGTGCTGATTTACGCCCTTTGCCTTTTTTCCTTTAACGAAATGGAGCGTTTCCAACAGGTATGCGGAGAGTTTGCTGAAGCAGTCCGTTGCAATCAAGATCTTGAGCCGGAGAGCCTTGCCCAGTTGATGGGCGAGTTTGAACTGCTCTTATCGTTCACGGAATACAACAACATCCGGAAAATGTACGAACACATCAAAAGCGCAGCGGAATTATTAAAACAACCGGCTGAGTTTCTGGATACCAAAGGCAGTTGGACTTTTGGCTCACCATCAGTCCTGTATATGTTTTACAGAGAATCGGGAACCCTGAAACAAGAGGTGCAGAACCTGAAGGAAGCTATGCCGATATATAGCCGAATAACCAACGGGCATGGCTCTGGCAGTGAATATGTGCTGGAGGCAGAGTGGTATTTCAACCACGGTGATTTTGTCAGCGCAGAGATTGAAGTACAAAAGGGATTATATGCAGCTAAGCGCTGGGGTCAGGGAGATATTCTTTGTTGTGCTCTGTTTCTTCAAGCCAGATTGGCCCTTGTCAGAGGGGATTATTCCCAGACCCTTGATATTCTCCGGAAAATGCGCGAAGAACTCTACGGAAAACGCTGGTATAACCTGATGCACACCGCAGAGCTTTGTGACTCTTTTCTTCAGGCCTGCCTGAAGAGGGAGGAACGCATCCCCTTATGGATTAAAGAGCGGGACTTGGATTCTAGCGGGCTGTATTTTCCGGCCAAAGTATTCTTGAATCTCGTGTATGGCAGGGTACTGCTGGTTAAGGGGGAATATCTGAAAGTTTTAGGCACTGCCGAGGAATTTCTCGGTGAGGCAGGGGTTTTTCCCAACTTATTGGGAGAGATTTACGCCTACATCTATCTTGCAGCCGCAAATGAAAAGATCTTCCGGCGTACCGCTGCCCTGGAGGCCCTGGAGAAAGGGTTGGATCTTGCTGCGGTGGACGAGGTTTATTTGCCTTTTATGGAAAACAGTGATTTTATCCAGCCTTTGTTGGAGGAACTCGCTGGAAAAAGTCGTTTTCAAGACAGTATCCGAAGGATATTAGAGATTTCCAAGAGTTACCAGGCAGCACTATTGCAAATTAGGAGAGAACACTTTCCAGAGAACAGGCCTGCCCTGACAGAGCGGGAAACGGAGATTGTGCAGCTTGTCGTCCAGGGGCTGACCAACAAGGAAATTGGAGAGCGTTTATTCATCACGGTTAATACGGTAAAAACAACTTTAAAGAACGTTTACAATAAGCTGTCCATCAATAACCGAGTACTTTTGAAGCAGCATGTAACTTCCCTTTAA
- a CDS encoding [Fe-Fe] hydrogenase large subunit C-terminal domain-containing protein — MSAACHIHTDIDKCQGCNNCIRHCPVHGNIAYLDTSGNVKVKISEENCIECGECLKVCSHSARYYQDDITSFFAELKGGSRVSILTAPAIRVNFPNYKRLFGYLKSLGAHAFYDVSLGADICTWAYLKTINEKNLKTLIAQPCPVVVNYIEKYVPELLEQLSPIHSPMMCTAVYIKQYVKDTSALAMLSPCIAKKTEFESTDNTISYNVTYNNLAKYLEAHNVNLNNYEEVEFNDLDCSLGLLFSRPGGLRENVEARNPDAWVRQVEGPQEACDYLKTYSSRLKQGKSAPLLVDILNCSHGCNIGTGTSLDKSVLDDIDNTLNSLKVVKREERVRNKHFSKMSRLNWLDEYFTKNLRLSDFFRAYDRNRALKPLSNPSESELNSIYIKMHKTTQEAKELNCTACGHATCRDMAVSIYHGSNIVQSCIDYSRAEIIFAKSDSIDEMNTLVDQLKAADIEKEKGIIKRQKYVDSIKSTVLQMAKSNEESVLSLNNISNYISQTLDTAILLKDSVNAMTQKLNNFASASGELVEISSQTNLLSLNASIEAARAGEGGRGFSVVAQEVKKLAEQSKTVVSNTISEERAMLDVLSGIEQGSSTLEENMQHISDSVAEMLATVQEMAAQEEEILVGLDSSI; from the coding sequence TTGTCAGCAGCGTGTCACATTCATACGGATATCGATAAGTGCCAGGGGTGTAATAATTGTATCAGACATTGCCCAGTCCATGGGAACATCGCATATTTAGACACAAGTGGGAATGTAAAAGTAAAAATCAGCGAAGAGAATTGTATTGAATGTGGAGAATGCTTAAAAGTATGTAGTCATAGTGCTCGGTACTATCAAGACGATATTACCTCTTTTTTTGCAGAATTAAAAGGCGGCAGCAGAGTCTCAATACTAACAGCTCCCGCAATACGTGTAAATTTTCCAAATTACAAACGGCTTTTTGGCTATCTTAAATCCCTTGGAGCTCATGCCTTCTATGACGTATCGCTGGGAGCAGATATCTGTACCTGGGCGTATCTAAAGACAATCAATGAAAAAAATCTAAAAACACTCATTGCTCAACCTTGTCCCGTAGTCGTCAATTATATTGAAAAATACGTTCCGGAATTACTTGAGCAACTTTCCCCCATTCACAGCCCTATGATGTGTACGGCTGTATATATTAAGCAGTACGTGAAAGACACTTCTGCCTTGGCAATGCTATCTCCATGTATCGCAAAGAAAACGGAATTCGAAAGTACTGACAATACAATAAGCTATAACGTAACCTATAATAACCTGGCAAAGTACCTCGAAGCCCACAATGTCAACCTCAATAATTACGAAGAAGTTGAATTCAATGACTTAGATTGTTCGTTAGGACTGCTATTCAGTCGCCCCGGCGGTCTTCGGGAAAATGTCGAAGCTAGAAACCCTGACGCATGGGTTAGGCAAGTAGAAGGTCCTCAGGAAGCTTGTGACTATCTAAAAACATATTCTTCTAGACTGAAGCAGGGCAAATCTGCACCCTTACTTGTCGATATCTTAAACTGTTCTCACGGTTGCAATATTGGAACAGGAACAAGTTTAGACAAGTCAGTTCTTGATGATATCGATAATACATTAAACAGCTTAAAGGTTGTTAAACGAGAGGAAAGGGTTAGGAATAAGCATTTTAGCAAGATGTCTCGTCTAAATTGGCTTGACGAATATTTCACTAAAAACCTTAGACTAAGTGACTTCTTTCGCGCATACGATAGGAATCGAGCACTAAAGCCCCTTAGCAATCCTTCTGAATCCGAACTGAACAGCATCTATATTAAAATGCACAAAACAACCCAGGAGGCAAAAGAATTGAACTGCACTGCCTGCGGGCACGCCACCTGTCGAGATATGGCAGTCTCTATCTATCATGGCTCAAATATCGTTCAAAGCTGTATCGACTATAGTAGGGCAGAAATTATATTTGCTAAATCAGATAGCATAGACGAGATGAATACCTTAGTCGACCAGCTTAAAGCTGCCGATATCGAGAAGGAAAAGGGCATTATTAAACGGCAGAAATATGTTGACTCCATTAAATCCACGGTTTTGCAAATGGCGAAGAGCAATGAGGAAAGTGTTTTAAGCTTAAACAACATTTCTAATTACATCTCTCAAACTTTAGACACGGCTATATTGCTTAAGGATAGCGTTAATGCGATGACCCAGAAATTAAACAATTTTGCCTCGGCTTCCGGTGAACTTGTCGAGATATCTAGCCAGACAAACCTACTGTCTCTAAATGCCTCCATTGAAGCGGCTCGGGCAGGGGAAGGCGGTCGCGGATTTTCGGTTGTAGCTCAAGAAGTGAAAAAACTGGCAGAGCAATCAAAGACTGTGGTTAGCAATACTATATCCGAGGAACGGGCCATGCTCGACGTATTGTCAGGAATTGAACAAGGGTCTTCTACCTTAGAGGAAAACATGCAACACATCTCCGATTCTGTTGCCGAAATGCTAGCAACAGTTCAGGAAATGGCTGCGCAAGAGGAGGAAATCCTCGTTGGTTTAGACTCTTCAATATAA
- a CDS encoding 3-hydroxyacyl-CoA dehydrogenase family protein, with translation MLADIKRICNLGTGTIGPGIALTFALAGYQVNMYGRTQASIEGGIKRIAEILQRFDDHGLVDTSEMPLIMERIRGVTTLEEAMAGADFVIESISEDLSSKQEIFAKIEKFCSPETVFASSTSGLSPTAIAAKLKHKDRFVVAHFWNPPQLIPLVEVVPGEHTSRNSIVLTTKLLEKIGKKPVVLNREALGFIGNRLQFAMLREALSIIDSGIASKEAVDTTMKYALGRRLSTTGPFESADLSGLDIIGSISSYLLEDLCTSHEVSPVLRKAIAEGKLGAKTGSGFYQWPTDSVFKINKIREDNLIEWLSKDKQGYLDWEE, from the coding sequence CAATCGGTCCGGGGATCGCATTAACTTTCGCTTTAGCCGGTTACCAGGTCAATATGTATGGCCGAACCCAGGCTAGTATCGAGGGGGGGATTAAGAGGATAGCTGAAATACTGCAAAGGTTTGATGACCATGGTTTAGTTGATACCTCTGAGATGCCGCTTATCATGGAGAGAATCAGAGGTGTAACGACATTAGAGGAAGCAATGGCAGGTGCTGACTTTGTTATCGAATCGATTAGCGAAGATCTTTCTTCTAAACAAGAAATCTTTGCAAAAATCGAGAAATTTTGCTCACCTGAAACCGTTTTTGCTTCAAGTACATCTGGATTAAGCCCAACTGCCATTGCAGCAAAGCTAAAACATAAAGATCGTTTTGTTGTTGCCCATTTCTGGAATCCCCCTCAGCTGATACCGCTGGTTGAGGTAGTCCCGGGAGAACATACTTCCCGGAATTCCATTGTTCTTACCACAAAATTATTAGAAAAAATCGGGAAGAAACCCGTTGTATTAAACCGTGAAGCTTTAGGTTTTATCGGTAACCGTCTGCAGTTTGCCATGCTGCGCGAGGCCTTATCCATTATAGATTCCGGTATTGCCAGCAAAGAAGCCGTTGATACAACGATGAAATACGCCTTAGGACGCCGATTATCAACAACCGGTCCTTTTGAAAGTGCAGACTTAAGTGGTTTAGATATTATCGGCAGCATTTCAAGTTATCTATTAGAAGATCTTTGCACCAGTCATGAAGTCTCACCAGTTTTAAGAAAGGCTATCGCAGAAGGAAAGCTCGGGGCCAAAACGGGCTCGGGTTTTTACCAATGGCCGACGGATTCTGTGTTTAAAATTAATAAGATTCGGGAAGATAACTTGATTGAATGGTTAAGCAAAGATAAGCAAGGATATTTAGACTGGGAGGAGTAG
- a CDS encoding DUF2442 domain-containing protein: MVQIKEVIPQEDYLLEVILNNGSSISLNMKSRLNTVRFRMLADQEFFRKVTSDGRFVSWGDEVEISVSEVFQLAQK, translated from the coding sequence GTGGTTCAAATTAAAGAGGTCATCCCCCAAGAGGACTATCTGCTGGAAGTCATCCTAAATAATGGCAGCAGTATCAGCCTAAACATGAAAAGCAGGCTTAATACAGTACGCTTCAGGATGCTGGCAGATCAGGAGTTTTTTCGGAAGGTGACCAGTGACGGCAGATTTGTCTCCTGGGGAGATGAGGTAGAAATATCGGTGAGTGAGGTTTTTCAACTGGCTCAAAAATAA
- a CDS encoding Ger(x)C family spore germination protein encodes MKSTSKILLVILILANTLFLAGCWNYREIDTLRFVAGIAIDKGESGDQYLLTVETADIKNGGEAIMNSNTITVAGDTLLDAKKNMDSISGKKLYFAHARVAVLSQAVAKEGAVKVIDWLARNAELREDIEVLVSQASTAQEILETGSKTDQIISFELDKVMKNQKTIANAPEKELWNLINDLGGSGISAVLPLVSLKKVNSRTLPSVTGTAVFKKDKLVGFLNDNDTRDLLFIQNKVDGGLLVQNGEGDNAGSKVSLKILDTRTKLKPVEKDGNVEISIDIKTTVAIDEIEGTENYIDEPGRLRLEKSAEESMKKSIENLVQEVQMKYNCDIFGFGAKVKTDMPGTWKEIETLWGDKFKDLKVSVHPELTIKNSAAFSHPLRIGD; translated from the coding sequence ATGAAATCTACAAGTAAAATTCTATTAGTGATCTTGATTTTAGCGAATACCCTGTTTTTAGCCGGTTGCTGGAACTATCGGGAGATCGATACGCTGAGGTTTGTGGCGGGGATAGCCATTGACAAAGGCGAAAGCGGCGATCAATATCTGTTAACCGTCGAAACCGCGGATATTAAGAACGGTGGAGAAGCAATCATGAATTCAAATACCATTACAGTGGCTGGAGATACGCTGTTGGACGCTAAAAAAAATATGGATTCCATATCCGGGAAAAAATTGTATTTTGCTCATGCCAGGGTCGCTGTTTTAAGCCAGGCTGTGGCGAAAGAGGGGGCAGTAAAAGTTATTGATTGGTTAGCCAGGAACGCCGAGCTCAGGGAGGATATTGAAGTGCTGGTATCCCAGGCAAGCACTGCCCAAGAAATACTGGAAACCGGGAGCAAAACGGACCAAATCATTTCTTTTGAACTGGACAAGGTGATGAAAAATCAAAAAACTATCGCCAATGCCCCAGAGAAAGAGTTATGGAATTTGATCAACGATTTAGGTGGCAGCGGTATTTCAGCAGTCCTTCCGTTAGTGTCCCTCAAGAAAGTCAATAGCCGAACCTTGCCCTCTGTGACGGGAACCGCTGTCTTTAAAAAGGATAAGTTGGTCGGCTTTTTAAATGACAATGACACGAGGGACTTGCTCTTTATTCAAAACAAGGTTGATGGCGGATTACTTGTCCAGAATGGGGAAGGGGACAACGCCGGTTCAAAAGTATCTTTAAAAATATTAGATACTAGGACGAAACTAAAACCTGTTGAGAAAGATGGGAATGTAGAAATCTCCATTGATATTAAAACTACGGTTGCCATCGATGAGATCGAAGGCACGGAAAACTATATTGATGAACCGGGAAGGCTTAGGCTGGAGAAAAGTGCCGAAGAGAGTATGAAAAAGAGTATTGAAAATCTAGTCCAAGAAGTTCAAATGAAGTACAACTGCGATATCTTCGGGTTTGGAGCTAAAGTTAAAACGGATATGCCTGGTACTTGGAAAGAAATCGAGACATTATGGGGCGATAAATTTAAAGATTTAAAGGTTTCTGTTCATCCGGAACTTACCATCAAAAATAGTGCCGCATTCTCTCACCCTCTTAGAATTGGAGATTAA
- a CDS encoding GerAB/ArcD/ProY family transporter, which yields MNKEMITTKQGVYLLTLFMIGSNLFMGLAPAAKSDAWIAALMGTLMALPIIFIYARLLSLFKGRDIFDILNLVFGNVLGKIVALAYIWYPLHLGAMVIRDLGEFFNTVAMPETPMLLPMLFLGFLSIWAVIAGVELLGRCSKIFLPIVVIIMFITSLLVIPYWNFAHLKPVMYDGIGPVLNSAFDIFSFPLAETVLFLAVFSALKTETSIYRVYYSGLFIFAAIGVLLTLRNILVLGGDIVSVVNFPLYVEVSRINIGEFIQRIEVSVATTFVITDFIKVSVCLYVTCIGISKLFGLKNYRSIVVQTGLLMVLLAYIMYENIMDMIYFAFEIYAYYALPFQVILPAIILVIAELRIRTGQLHIGKKY from the coding sequence ATGAATAAGGAAATGATTACTACTAAACAGGGGGTTTACCTCTTAACCTTGTTCATGATAGGAAGCAATCTGTTTATGGGATTGGCTCCAGCTGCCAAGAGTGACGCCTGGATTGCCGCTCTTATGGGAACGTTGATGGCCCTGCCCATAATTTTTATCTACGCCAGGCTGCTCTCGCTTTTTAAAGGAAGGGATATATTCGATATTCTTAATTTGGTTTTTGGCAATGTTTTAGGAAAAATAGTAGCCCTAGCGTATATTTGGTATCCCTTGCATTTAGGAGCCATGGTTATCAGAGATCTTGGAGAATTCTTTAACACTGTTGCAATGCCGGAGACACCCATGCTTTTGCCCATGCTTTTTCTAGGTTTTTTATCCATCTGGGCGGTCATAGCGGGAGTGGAGCTTCTGGGACGCTGCAGTAAAATTTTCTTGCCCATCGTTGTTATTATCATGTTTATAACCAGCTTGCTGGTCATTCCTTATTGGAATTTTGCCCACCTCAAACCGGTAATGTATGATGGGATTGGGCCGGTTTTAAACAGCGCCTTTGATATCTTTTCCTTTCCGCTTGCTGAAACGGTGCTTTTTCTGGCTGTTTTTTCTGCCTTGAAGACCGAAACGTCAATTTACCGGGTATATTATTCGGGGCTGTTTATCTTTGCGGCCATCGGTGTCCTGCTTACCCTAAGAAATATCCTTGTTTTAGGCGGTGATATTGTCAGCGTGGTTAATTTTCCCCTCTATGTTGAAGTTAGCCGGATAAATATTGGTGAATTTATCCAGAGAATTGAAGTTTCAGTTGCTACGACATTTGTAATTACCGACTTTATAAAAGTGAGTGTATGCTTGTATGTAACCTGTATTGGAATCAGCAAATTATTCGGGTTAAAAAATTACAGATCAATTGTTGTTCAAACAGGCCTATTAATGGTTCTATTGGCTTATATCATGTATGAAAATATCATGGACATGATTTATTTTGCTTTTGAGATCTATGCTTATTATGCCCTGCCCTTTCAGGTGATTTTGCCTGCCATCATCCTAGTTATTGCTGAACTAAGAATCAGAACGGGTCAATTACATATCGGAAAGAAATATTGA
- a CDS encoding diguanylate cyclase domain-containing protein codes for MEAKDLYQINIAESQNDHFRRSTLAENFQRGKILAIVMIIFDIVLAGVDISAAILKLDGRFHFSYYLIMYVLMILINGIYLLYIKRVGNIENKSIAQLRNLEIGLLVYITLIISWGSIVSLMDQKLYGQLMVFMVNMIICSVIYYLDHKKIMIPYVCSVLILLIGLPFFQDSNDILIGHYVNLSVFIIISWLASRIIFLSYYRDYKSNKMLQETNLILERKILENTVINSKLAALNLQLNELALIDELTGIPNRRSFRNHIDLGFERYVKDNSTLSIIMLDIDYFKQFNDIYGHNAGDKILRAVANQVNSVVRHDMDFVARWGGEEFIYGAFNSSAEEIERIAEAILSKVYDLKVPHRSSKKWGYITVSIGICTLKVNGKVDVSKCIEGADKALYLAKSQGRNCVRLTMPS; via the coding sequence ATGGAGGCAAAAGATTTGTATCAAATAAATATCGCAGAATCCCAAAATGATCATTTTAGAAGAAGTACCTTAGCGGAGAATTTCCAGCGGGGAAAGATACTTGCAATTGTGATGATTATCTTTGACATAGTTTTAGCAGGGGTGGACATAAGTGCAGCTATTCTTAAATTGGATGGCCGATTTCATTTTAGCTATTATTTAATCATGTATGTCCTTATGATTCTCATAAATGGTATATATCTTTTGTATATCAAAAGAGTAGGTAACATTGAGAATAAATCAATAGCTCAGCTAAGGAATCTAGAAATAGGCCTGCTCGTCTATATAACTCTCATAATTTCTTGGGGAAGCATTGTCTCCTTGATGGATCAAAAACTTTATGGCCAGTTGATGGTATTTATGGTGAATATGATAATTTGTTCTGTAATCTACTATTTAGATCATAAAAAAATAATGATACCTTACGTTTGTTCAGTTCTTATTCTCTTAATAGGTTTGCCTTTTTTTCAGGATTCCAACGATATCCTTATAGGACATTACGTCAATTTGAGCGTTTTTATCATCATTTCCTGGCTGGCTTCAAGGATCATTTTCTTGAGTTATTACAGGGATTATAAGAGTAATAAAATGCTGCAAGAAACGAATTTGATTCTGGAAAGGAAGATCCTGGAGAACACAGTCATTAATTCAAAACTTGCTGCTCTTAATCTTCAACTTAATGAGTTGGCACTTATTGACGAATTAACGGGAATACCTAATCGCAGAAGTTTTAGAAATCATATCGATCTAGGCTTTGAACGATATGTCAAAGATAATTCCACGTTGTCCATAATAATGCTGGATATTGATTATTTCAAACAGTTCAATGATATTTATGGTCACAACGCAGGGGATAAGATTTTAAGAGCCGTTGCCAATCAGGTCAATTCTGTCGTGAGGCATGATATGGACTTTGTTGCCCGATGGGGCGGGGAAGAGTTCATTTATGGTGCCTTTAATTCTTCTGCAGAGGAAATTGAAAGAATCGCAGAAGCGATCCTAAGTAAGGTTTACGACCTCAAAGTTCCTCACCGGTCATCTAAGAAATGGGGCTATATTACTGTAAGTATTGGGATTTGTACGCTTAAAGTCAACGGAAAAGTTGATGTCAGTAAATGCATCGAAGGGGCAGACAAGGCTTTGTATTTAGCAAAATCACAAGGGCGAAACTGTGTCAGATTAACTATGCCAAGTTAA